A region of the Psychrilyobacter piezotolerans genome:
TGTTTATTTTTTATACCGTTCAATATGGATTTCACCCTATCTTCAAATATAAACAATTCTCTTATATATTTAAACTGTGAGGAGTATGTCTCAAAGAGTTCTCTGAAAAATTCAGCTTCAATTTCAACATTATTTTCCCGGAGAATATCGTAGTAAATTTCTTTGTTAGCTACATTTAAATCAAATTGAATTATTCTTTTTATCGGACGGCCCTGGCTCTGCATTAATTTCCCAGTTTCAATTTCTTTTTTATATTTCAATTTATCCAATATATAATTACATAGTTTATTATTATTAATACCGAATTCCTCGATGTCTTTTTTTAGAAGACGCCATATATCTTCAGACACCGTTACTCTTATTTTTTTCATTGCCCCTCCAAAAAAATACTTTTTACGATTATAACATGAAAGGAGCATGAAAGGCTATACTATAAAGACTTCATTATCTTTGAGTTTTAGATGTTTTTCATTAAATATCTTCAAGAGTTTTTCCACACTTAAACTCTTTTTTTCCTCTTCCTCAATATCCAGTATTATATTTCCTTCGTGTAACATAATAAGCCTGTTCCCATAGTCTATGGCATCCTGCAGATTATGAGTTATCATTATAGTTGCAATCTTTTCCTTTTTTACTATGTCACTGGTTTTATTCATGATTATTTTAGAGGTCTTAGGATCAAGAGCCGCTGTATGCTCATCCAGCAGCAGCAATTTTGGTTTTTTTAAAGTAGCCATGATGAGGGCCAGACACTGTCTCTGCCCACCCGATAAAGATCCAACTTTGGTATCTAACTGTTCTTCTATTCCGAGATCTAACTCCGCTAAGGTTTCTTTATAGAAGTTTTTTCTTTTTTTATTCAATCCAAAAGTTAACCCAAAGACCTCTCCCTTATTATCTGCCATGGATAAATTTTCAAATACAGTCATAGATGGAGATGTTCCAAAAGACGGGTTTTGATATACTTTAGACATAAAACTATTTCTTTTATGTTTAGGAAAATTTGTTATATTTTTGTTGGAAATAATAACTTCCCCCTGATCCAGTTCCGTATTACCCATAATCAGGTTAAAAAGAGTGGATTTTCCGGCTCCATTACTTCCGATTACAGAAACAAAATCTCCCTTTTTCATATGAAAATTAAGATCCGTAAAAATATTTTTAGTCATTCCAAGATTATTTATAAAACTTTTATTTAAATTATTTAATTTAAGCAAGTTTAGCACCTCCTTTGAACTTCTTAATGTTTTTAGACCCCATAATAGCAATTACGATTATAGAAGTAATAAGTTTAAGATCCCCGGGGTTCATCCCCATAGTCAGGGTGATTGAAATAATAAATTTATATATAACACTTCCTAATATAACCAATAAGGTCATGTTGATAAACTTTGTTTCTTTAAATATACTTTCTCCTATGATTATAGATGCAAGTCCTGTAATAATCGTTCCGGTTCCCATTCCAATATCTGAAAATCCCTGGTATTGAGCCAGTATTCCGCCGGAAAACGCAACCAGGGAGTTAGCTAACATAAGACCTATTATCTTTATATTCTTTTCATTGATCCCTAACGAAATAAGAAGAACCTCATTGTCTCCCATAGCCCTCAATGCAAACCCAAACTTTGTTTTAAGTATAAAATCTAAAATCAGCTTAACAGCTATAAGCAGCACAATGATTTTTAAAAGGGAGTTTCCCGACGTGAACATAGTATTGGCATTAAATAGGGGTATATTCGATCTTCCCATAACCCTTAAATTAATACTATACAGCCCGCTCATAACGATAATTCCGGATAATAAATTGGTTATATTATACTTTACATGGATATATCCTGTAATAAACCCGGCTAAACTCCCGGCGATACATGCCAGTATCATAGCAATTATTGGATCTATTCCATTAACTAATGAAACAGCAACAACACTTGCCCCCAGGGAAAAACTTCCATCTACCGTTAAATCCGGGAAATCCAGTATCTTGTACGAAATATAAAGTCCCAATACCATAAATGCAAATATTAAACTCTGTTCCAACGTCCCTAGTATCATTTGAAATCACTTCCTTTTTTTTCGTTAAATTATTTTGACGTTTTTTAGTTTATCGATATTTTTCAGATCAACATTATATTTTTCGGCACTTTTCTTATTAATAATTAAATCGGTATCTTTTAATGTTTCAACTTTAATATTTTTAATGTCTTCACCTTTTAATATTTTCACAGCCATCTCACCAGTCTGATATCCCAGTTTTTCATAGTCAATGGTCACGGTGACAAGGGCTCCCTGCTTTACCTGGTCCTCTATACATGCAATAACCGGGATATTGTGTTCATTGGATTTTTCCAATATTAGTGGTGTTGCAGAGACCACCAGATTATCTGTAGGTGTATACAATGCATCTACTTTGGTTAATATGGTATCAAGTGCCATGGACATATCATTTACAGAGCTTATACCAACTTCTACAAGTTCTATCTGGAGCTCCTGGGCTATGAGACTAGCTTTTTTTATAAGTACAAGGGAATTTTGCTCACTGGTATTATATATAACTCCTATTTTTTTTAAATTGGGTAATAATTTTTTAGCAATTTGAAATTGTTCTCGTACAGGTGCCATATCACTGGTTCCTGTAATATTATCTCCTGTTAATCCTGCACTCTCAAGGTCTGTAACAGCTGTAACTAAAATCGGAATCTCTTTAGTGGCATTATAAACACTCTGTGCACTTGGTGTAGAAATACCTAAGATCAGATCTTTTTTATCTTTCACAAAGGAATTAGCTATAAGTTGTGAATTAGCAAACTCCCCCTGGGCATTTTGAAATTCAATCTCAACGTCTAGTCCGCTGTCCATAAGGGATTTTTCAAAACCTCTACGGGCACTGTCGAGAGCCTGATGTTCTACAATTTGTGAGATACCTATTTTTATTTTTTTATTTTCTTCCTTCTTACACCCGGCCAATACCAATAAAATCATTAATAATAAAATACTTTTTTTCATAATTGATCACTCCTCTTTTTTCTTCATAATTGAAGTTTCACATGATTACCCTTAAAAAAAGTAATTTAACTGCTGTGAAACATTAATATATATTATGGTATCATTTATCAATAAACCCTTGTAGATAACAATAAAATTAAAATTCTGTTCGGTATAACATCTATTTTAACCTAGCTTTTTCTAGGAATTTCAACCTGTTTAAGGATAAACATTTGTTCGGTACTCTTTTAAACAACGACATATATTTGTTTGTTTATAATATTCTCTGTGTTTTAACCATAAAATAATAATATTTTTTAGCTGAATTTTAGTTATTTTTATTTAAATTTAGTTAAACGTAGTTTTTTTTAATTTATACAATAACTATTTAAATGTTATCATAAAAGATAAGAAATAAATTTAACGGAGGTAAGATTATGGATAACACCCATTCTTCAGATTCATATAAAAAAAATCGTGGTTTTACCATGATAGAATTATTGGTTGTCATAGGAATAATCGGCTTATTGTCCACAACCCTTGTACCTAAGCTCAGAAAAGAGCTGGCTAAGGGTAAGGTTGCAAAGGTGCAGCATAAATTAGGTTTAATCAGATCAAAACTCTCCATCGACAGCAACTTTTCCGAAGAATTCCCTGACTTAGTTAACGATGATAATTTACGGAATAAATTTGACATACACTCTACCGAAGCATTTTCATCTGAAAATGGGTCTTATGGTGAGACCGATAGAGTTGTTGGAATCAGAGATAATCAAGGGGGATGGTTTTATAATAGAACCAAGGGTGAGATCTATGCCAATCTTCCCAACGGGGCATATACCTATGATACAGTCTATGAAATCTGGAAAGGAGAAGGTTTTGTTACCCTGGAAGATCTTCAAAATCTGGAAGATGTAGGAAATACTGTAGCCATGGGAGTGGATGAGAATGGGAAATATATAAATAACCCAAGCTTTGAATCGCTGCCTAGGACAGTCAATACATGGAGTCTTTTTAATGAAGATGAGATTGAACATTGGCAGACTACTGCTACAGATGGTCAGATAGAAGTATGGAATGATGGTTTCCAAGGGGTTAATGCTGTAGAAGGAGATTATTTTCTAGAACTCAATGCAAACCAGGTTGCTTCTCTATATCAGGACATTGTCACCATCCCCGGAACCACTTTGGTGTGGTCTGTCAGTCACAGGGGAAGAACAGGGACCGATACTGCTGCTCTGAGTGTAGGAGGCTCTGGCGGTGATCTGGATTTACAAGAAACCATGACAACCGGAAATGATGGCTGGGTAACCTATACCCAGGAATATGTGGTTCCTGAAGGACAGACTGTCACCAGGTTTTCTCTGGACTCTATCGATTCAGCAAGCAGCAGCCTGTCGGTAGGAAATTTAATCGATAATTTTACAGTAAGTGTTAAACTCGATGAATAATAAAGCAACGTGACGTTGCATCCAGATAGGCATAATCGAGGGTTTTACAATTTTTATCGCAAAATTCTGTGGTTACGGAGTAAACTAATAGCATTATGCCCCTTACGGGTATAATTTCCTAGAAAATAAAAAAATCATCATAGATATATCTATGATGATTTTTTTATTTTTTTATTCTTTTATTTCCTTATTAGGGTTTTTATAAAACAACTCTCCGTCTGCATCTATTAAAAAATTAGGAGTGTTCACAGTAATAAATTTAACTGTCTTATTGGTATTGTTAATCCAGTTATGGGGAGATGATGTTAAATAATGTGCAGTATATTCTGGATATAAATCCGTTTTTACCCCATCCACTACAAGGGTAAGTATCCCTTCCAGCACATATATAAATTCCTCCCCCTCATGTTCATGTTCCTTTTCTAATGCTGCGTTTTTCTGTCCCGGTAAAAGTTCAATGAGTCTGGGAAGCAGCTGCTTGTCCTCTATTACTTTAGAAAGATAGTATTGGATAGAATTCCCTCTGGCAATTGGTGAAACTCTTCTTTCATATGATTTCATCACATAGCTCTTTTCATTTGCTGCATGAGTAAAAAAGAAGCTTATATCAACATCAAATATCTGTGATAATTTTTCAAGATCATCGATTGCAATACTGGTCATTCCTCTTTCTAATTGAGATAAAAACCCTACTGAAAGATCTGAAAGTAAACTTAAATCTTTTAATGTTATTTTTCTTTTAGTTCTTAATTTTTTTATACGATTCCCTACAGTTTTGTTCATAGTAACTCCTTTTTTTTAATTTCCCTCTTTATATTTTAACACACTATCAATATAAAACAAATACGATAAATAAAGAAAAACTTATTTCCTCCATAAAAAGTTTATAATTGCTTTAAGATGTAATATAATCAATAATAAAACAAAAAATCGGCCCCTTTATATAGGTGAGGGAGAATTGATTTTAGGAGAAAAAGGAGAAAGACCGGCAGGAGCTCCTGCATACCCGGAATTATGCTGCCATGATAACTTTGACGGATTATGGTATAATAAAAAAATTAAATATAAAATTTTACAGAGGAGATAATCAGATGAATAAGAAGATTGGATTTATAGGTTGTGGAAATATGGGAGAAGCGATGTTAAATGGGATTATAGATTCCTTCGATAATAGTGATAAGATCTATGTCTTTGAAAAAAATGAAGAGCGGCAAAATGAATTAAAGAAAAAATATGGGGTAAATATTTCATCTACTCCCCTTGAACTGGTGAATTCTAGTGAGATGATCCTGGTAGCTGTTAAGCCTGATATCTTTCCCCTGGTTATGGACGATATAAGGTCTGCCGTAGATGATACCAAGGTAATCATATCCATA
Encoded here:
- a CDS encoding ABC transporter ATP-binding protein, with amino-acid sequence MLKLNNLNKSFINNLGMTKNIFTDLNFHMKKGDFVSVIGSNGAGKSTLFNLIMGNTELDQGEVIISNKNITNFPKHKRNSFMSKVYQNPSFGTSPSMTVFENLSMADNKGEVFGLTFGLNKKRKNFYKETLAELDLGIEEQLDTKVGSLSGGQRQCLALIMATLKKPKLLLLDEHTAALDPKTSKIIMNKTSDIVKKEKIATIMITHNLQDAIDYGNRLIMLHEGNIILDIEEEEKKSLSVEKLLKIFNEKHLKLKDNEVFIV
- a CDS encoding ABC transporter permease — its product is MILGTLEQSLIFAFMVLGLYISYKILDFPDLTVDGSFSLGASVVAVSLVNGIDPIIAMILACIAGSLAGFITGYIHVKYNITNLLSGIIVMSGLYSINLRVMGRSNIPLFNANTMFTSGNSLLKIIVLLIAVKLILDFILKTKFGFALRAMGDNEVLLISLGINEKNIKIIGLMLANSLVAFSGGILAQYQGFSDIGMGTGTIITGLASIIIGESIFKETKFINMTLLVILGSVIYKFIISITLTMGMNPGDLKLITSIIVIAIMGSKNIKKFKGGAKLA
- a CDS encoding ABC transporter substrate-binding protein — its product is MKKSILLLMILLVLAGCKKEENKKIKIGISQIVEHQALDSARRGFEKSLMDSGLDVEIEFQNAQGEFANSQLIANSFVKDKKDLILGISTPSAQSVYNATKEIPILVTAVTDLESAGLTGDNITGTSDMAPVREQFQIAKKLLPNLKKIGVIYNTSEQNSLVLIKKASLIAQELQIELVEVGISSVNDMSMALDTILTKVDALYTPTDNLVVSATPLILEKSNEHNIPVIACIEDQVKQGALVTVTIDYEKLGYQTGEMAVKILKGEDIKNIKVETLKDTDLIINKKSAEKYNVDLKNIDKLKNVKII
- a CDS encoding DUF642 domain-containing protein → MDNTHSSDSYKKNRGFTMIELLVVIGIIGLLSTTLVPKLRKELAKGKVAKVQHKLGLIRSKLSIDSNFSEEFPDLVNDDNLRNKFDIHSTEAFSSENGSYGETDRVVGIRDNQGGWFYNRTKGEIYANLPNGAYTYDTVYEIWKGEGFVTLEDLQNLEDVGNTVAMGVDENGKYINNPSFESLPRTVNTWSLFNEDEIEHWQTTATDGQIEVWNDGFQGVNAVEGDYFLELNANQVASLYQDIVTIPGTTLVWSVSHRGRTGTDTAALSVGGSGGDLDLQETMTTGNDGWVTYTQEYVVPEGQTVTRFSLDSIDSASSSLSVGNLIDNFTVSVKLDE
- a CDS encoding helix-turn-helix domain-containing protein, translating into MNKTVGNRIKKLRTKRKITLKDLSLLSDLSVGFLSQLERGMTSIAIDDLEKLSQIFDVDISFFFTHAANEKSYVMKSYERRVSPIARGNSIQYYLSKVIEDKQLLPRLIELLPGQKNAALEKEHEHEGEEFIYVLEGILTLVVDGVKTDLYPEYTAHYLTSSPHNWINNTNKTVKFITVNTPNFLIDADGELFYKNPNKEIKE
- a CDS encoding pyruvate formate lyase family protein, encoding MNNKTKNRPLYIGEGELILGEKGERPAGAPAYPELCCHDNFDGLWYNKKIKYKILQRR